The region TTATAGACAATACCGAAAACATAAAAGAAAGGCTCGATTCGGTGCAGCATAACATATCCGAGTCGGTCAATGCCATTGAGGGTATCCGCAAGGAACTGGAATCGATGGTTGATGAAAGCAGGTCATATGACCGGCAATTACGTGATATAAGCCGTATCACCGGTACTATTTCGGACTATATCGCTACCTTTAAAGGATTCGCCACCATTCTCGACTGTATTTCCCTGAACGGCGAGCTTGAAGTAGCCCGTAACAGTGACGATTCCGGATTTTCCTCGATTCCGAAACGCTGTGAGACAATCGCGGGAGAATTGACGGACAAATTGAAGCAGTTAAAATTATTTGCCACCGCGACAGAACAGGGCATCGAAAATATCGGATTATCCGCGAATATACATTATATCGATAAAACAACGGAACCGGTAAAAAAATTACAGGATGATTTGAGCGGCGTACTGAGTCGTGAAATATCATCGTTGAACAATAGTATCGAAAAAATAACCGAAATCGCACGTAATCTGGATAAAACAACCGGCAGTATAAGCGGCAATTCGCAAGATCTGATATCATTGTCAGAATCAACCGCTGACAAAGTGAAAAAAATAACCGAATCTGCCGCAAACCAGCAATCAGCGCTCAAAAAAGCTTTTGAAACCTGTGAAAAAATTCAGGCACAGGCTGAAGAACTGTACCCACCGGAAGGACTAAACCACTCGCTCGTTTCCTTTGCGATAAACCAGCAGCATACCTTCTTTGATGCTATTCTGATTTATATCCTTTAATTACAGGCAATTACAGAATAATTTACCCAAAAAAAATTTACTTGGGTAAAAAAATACTTGACAAAACCTACACACGTTAGTAGATTTACCATTGTGTGTAATTGGTAATCGGAGGAATGGTATCATGACAGAAAGAGAATTCGGGCGAATACAGTTGCGAATAATGCAGTATCTCTGGAGTAACCAACGTGCAACTGCACGGGAGATTACCGATGCATTGAACGAGTTTGAACCTATAAATCATAAAAATGTTCAGACTATCATTCGCCGTCTGGAAAAAAAGGGTGTGATATCACACGATATCGATGATCGTACCCATATTTACTATCCCGTGATCAAAAATGATAATGCCAAGTTACATGAGGTCAGGACTTTTGTCGATAAGGTTTTTCACGGTTCGCTGGGCAGTCTTGTGTCCTCGTTGATCGAATCCAAACAGATGAGTTTGGATGAACTGAAGAAAATATTCAAAATGGTTGATAAAAAGGAATAAACAGTGGAGGGCAGACAGTTGTCTGAATGGATACTGTATATATCGAACTCTGCAGTTATGACAGGTCTGAATCTTTTTATGCAGTCCGCAATAGCGCTGTCGGCAGGATTGTCCAATCTCTTATGTGTTGAGAAAAAAGAGCGCTACGGTTCAGTCTGTCGTATTGAAAGGATTTTTTATCGCATTTATCCTGAGTTCGCCGGTTTCTATACTGTTGCATAATTACGGGAAACAAGGTCTGGCTATTACCGTACCCGTTGAGATACAGCATAAGCCTGCCGCCCGGAATTTTCCGGGGGAAGTTAAACCGCCGGCCGCCGAAGCAGAAAAAACACCTCATGCAAATATGCCGCAGCAGCCCGAAACAATAGTCAATCATACAATAACATCGCAGAAAACTCCTGCTGAACAAGCCGTCAAACCGAATACGCAAAAAACCGCGGCCCCATCCGGTACTTTAAAGAGCGTTCTGCCGGAAAACAACGGCAATGCAGTTTCCGAACCTTCCGTAACTCTTGCGGTTAAGCCGTCACGAAACATACAATCGATTCTGTATATACTGTTGACAGCTATCTGGGTGGCTGCATCACTTATGTTACTTTTAAGGTTCTTTGTTGACAATATTTATCTCATGTACATTCGGTTCACTGCGGTTCAGGCGAAACGGTCTTTTGCCGATACCTGTAAATCGGTTGCGGCTAAGCTGGGTGTACGGATACCCAATGTTTTACAAAGCCCTTATGTGAAAAGCCCGTTTGCGGCAGGAATATTCAGGCCGTATATCTTTATGCCGATGGGTAAATTCGAACGTGATTTGCCTGAAGAAGAAGTTTTTTTGCATGAACTGGCGCATTTGAAACGCCACGATCCTTTCTGGAATCAACTGCTGCGGTTTGTTACCGCTTTGATACCGTTCCAGCCGCTTCTGTGGATATACGCTCTCCGGATTACCGAAACAAGCGATTATGTCTGTGATGATTTTGTAATGAACCATGTCGACAATCATCATACATATGCCCGTAATCTGGCACATTTAGCGAGAAATTATCATCCCCGCGGCCGTGAAATAGCCGCTGGCGCCGGTCTCATTTCGATCAGGTCGTCCCTGGGAAGAAGAATTGCACGGATAGTAGACGCCACACACAAATTCTCATTGAGAGTAAGCGCACGGCTGGTATTCAATGTTTCTTTTCTCTGTGCTTTTACTACGTTTGTCAGCGGATTAATCGGCATCAAAGGGAAAAGCGCCGTTCAGGAGAGTTATGCTTCGGAAACAAAGCCCGAAAAAGACAAAGGTGAAACGGGAGTAAAATCCTATACTACGCGGCTGTAACTGATAAGAACATTGCCTGGCGATCCCGAAGATCGTTACCGGCCGGCGGAAATTGCCAAAACTGAAAAAACCGAACAGCTAATGGATCTAGCGGAAAATGTGACAACCGGTGATGCTACTGAAAAAAGTAATGATAGACCGTCAGCCGAAACTAACCCTACATATATCACCTCAATAACACTAACTCCGCAAACGATGGAATCCGAAGATATAGGTGAGGAGTTATCACCGGTGATTAACGCTGGAGAATCGGTGCCGTCAAAAGATACGGATGATATCACTGTCGAAACGGAGCCGGAATTACCAGGATATACAAAACACCGAAAAAGAGACCGGAGATCCGGCGATACCGGCGGACACGACGATAACACATGATACGGATACATCAGGGGACTCGTCATTTGCGATGCAAAGTCAGTTCCGAGCAGACAGGTTCTTCGATGGAAGGCGGCGTGGAAATAGCCGATCCTGCATTGAAAGTTGTCGATGTCGTTATATCCTATGATTTTGCCAATGCCGATCTATCCGACCCTGATGAAGTCAAAAAGTATTATATGTATAAATCTCTCACCGATAATAAAAAACATCCGGTATGGTCTCCGGACGGCAAATGGATTGCTTTCAGCGATGATAAGTACGGTGTCTGGATGGTGCCTTCGGAGGGCGGCGAACCGAAACTGGTGTATGACAATTATTACAAAGTACAGTTATAAAGGATTACGATCTGCAAATAGGCGGACTGGAACCGCTCGGTTTTACTGCGGACGGCAGTGAGGTAACCTTTATCAGATATGCCATCGATGAAGATCTTGGTTCGGAGGTGAACATCGATGATCTCAGGTCACCGGTACAGATCACGGTAAACAATCCCATACCGGTCATTGTAAGTGTCAATATCACCAGCGGACTGAGCCGTACAATCGCATGGAATGCTACTTCGGGCACGGTGGAGTTACGACGGAAGATATTTTACCTATGCCCGGAAGAACGCCGATACCTTTAAAGAACTGGTAATAACCGATACATATACCGGACTTGAAACAATAATCGAGGATTTGTCTTCGGTTCCCATTTATTTCCCGTTGAGTGATCCATTCCTCCTGTTCAGCGAAAATGACCTCTATCGTGTGCAGGATGAGGAAGGAATTCTCGAGGAATACGAGTTCGATGAAAATACTGTTATAACCGATATTTCGCCTGACGGGAAATGGATATTATTTACCAAAGAAAGCGATGAAGGTAAACAACTTGTTTATAATACCGAAACAGGAGAACAGTTTGGTGTTTTTTCAGACGATACCATACGGCCCTACTGGGCAAAATTCTCCCCGGACGGCGCTAAAATATGTTTCTGTCTGAAAATCGGTGAAGACAAACAATTATACATGGGAAATATATCTCTATGATGCTGATTTTTCTTCCGAAGAACCGCTCGATGTCGAAACTCAGCATCCGTACGGTTTCCAGCTAACCGCTAATTTCCCGAATCCGTTTAATGCATCGACCACTATTGCGTTTACACTCCCCGAAGATGAATTTACAACATTTGACATATATAATATCACGGGGCAGAAAATCAGGACGCTTGTTTCGGAACAAAAAACAGCCGGAACGCATACCGTTGTTTGGGACGGCCGTGATGACAACGGCAGACAGGTATCTTCCGGAACGTACATAACGGTACTTAAGGCAGGAATCAACACGGCAACCGGAAGAATGATGCTGGTAAAATAAATCAGGATTGAATGATGCGAAATTAAAAATGGAAAAATAAACTAAAACTATATCTCCC is a window of uncultured Sulfurimonas sp. DNA encoding:
- a CDS encoding BlaI/MecI/CopY family transcriptional regulator, producing MTEREFGRIQLRIMQYLWSNQRATAREITDALNEFEPINHKNVQTIIRRLEKKGVISHDIDDRTHIYYPVIKNDNAKLHEVRTFVDKVFHGSLGSLVSSLIESKQMSLDELKKIFKMVDKKE
- a CDS encoding M56 family metallopeptidase, whose amino-acid sequence is MKGFFIAFILSSPVSILLHNYGKQGLAITVPVEIQHKPAARNFPGEVKPPAAEAEKTPHANMPQQPETIVNHTITSQKTPAEQAVKPNTQKTAAPSGTLKSVLPENNGNAVSEPSVTLAVKPSRNIQSILYILLTAIWVAASLMLLLRFFVDNIYLMYIRFTAVQAKRSFADTCKSVAAKLGVRIPNVLQSPYVKSPFAAGIFRPYIFMPMGKFERDLPEEEVFLHELAHLKRHDPFWNQLLRFVTALIPFQPLLWIYALRITETSDYVCDDFVMNHVDNHHTYARNLAHLARNYHPRGREIAAGAGLISIRSSLGRRIARIVDATHKFSLRVSARLVFNVSFLCAFTTFVSGLIGIKGKSAVQESYASETKPEKDKGETGVKSYTTRL
- a CDS encoding FlgD immunoglobulin-like domain containing protein; protein product: MKTNNYTWEIYLYDADFSSEEPLDVETQHPYGFQLTANFPNPFNASTTIAFTLPEDEFTTFDIYNITGQKIRTLVSEQKTAGTHTVVWDGRDDNGRQVSSGTYITVLKAGINTATGRMMLVK